acaatgcTAGTCcggtctggaggagacaatagtccagtctggaggagacaatagtccggtctggaggagacaatagtccagtctggaggagacaatgcTAGTCcggtctggaggagacaatagtccagtctggaggagacaatagtccagtctggaggagacaatagtccggtctggaggagacaatagtccagtctggaggagacaatgcTAGTCcggtctggaggagacaatagtccagtctggaggagacaatagtccagtctggaggagacaatagtccggtctggaggagacaatagtccggtctggaggagacaatagtccggtctggaggagacaatagtccggtctggaggagacaatgcTAGTCcggtctggaggagacaatagtccagtctggaggagacaatagtccagtctggaggagacaatagtccagtctggaggagacaatagtccagtctggaggagacaatgcTAGTCcggtctggaggagacaatgcTAGTCcggtctggaggagacaatagtccagtctggaggagacaatagtccggtctggaggagacaatagtccggtctggaggagacaatagtccggtctggaggagacaatagtccagtctggaggagacaatagtccggtctggaggagacaatgcTAGTCcggtctggaggagacaatagtccagtctggaggagacaatagtccagtctggaggagacaatagtccagtctggaggagacaatagtccagtctggaggagacaatagtccagtctggaggagacaatgcTAGTCcggtctggaggagacaatagtccagtctggaggagacaatagtccagtctggaggagacaatgcTAGTCcggtctggaggagacaatagtccagtctggaggagacaatagtccagtctggaggagacaatagtccagtctggaggagacaatagtccggtctggaggagacaatagtccggtctggaggagacaatagtccagtctggaggagacaatgcTAGTCcggtctggaggagacaatagtccagtctggaggagacaaaggcgTGATCCCGCTTCTCGGCGTCTGGGAGGGAGAGACCGGGTCGGAGGGTGGAGATGTTACGGAGGTGGTAGAAAGAGGTCTTGCATAGGTGATTTATACGGGCTTCAAAAGTGAGCTGGGAGTCCATTTTTACACCAAGAACCCTGCTGATGAGAGCGGGATGTTAGTACCGGAAAAGGTGATGCTGGTATTATGtatatcataataataataataataatatctggcTGTAACATCTGGCTATAACAGCTGGCTATAACATCTGTAACAGCTTGCTGTAACAGCTTGCTGTAACAGCTGGCTGTAACAGCTGGCTGTAACAGCTGGCTGTAACAGCTGTAACAGCTGGCTGTAACATCTGTAACAGCTGGCTATAACATCTGTAACAGCTTGCTGTAACAGCTTGCTGTAACAGCTTGCTGTAACAGCTTGCTGTAACAGCTTGCTGTAACAGCTTGCTGTAACAGCTGGCTCACatctagacttagacttagacttattaatccctttgggatgactcccgcaaggaaattaaagttaccagcatccgatacagcatgagaaggataaaaaataagaatacaataaacacaaagtaatacaatgatgcacaggacaacacTCAGGACATGTGGTCACATGAGGGGATTATTTGGGGTGACTGGGGCGGGGggtgaagaacacaaaaaaaggtCCCCAAGGCAGTCAGTTCGGAGGGGGTAGGGATAGGGatggggtgtgtatgtgtgtgtgtgtgtgtgtgtgtgtgtgtgtgtgtgtgtgtgtgtgtgtgtgtgtgtgtgtgtgagagataagGTGTGAGGCggcagactgtctgtgttgttgttacagagagttcagttcagtttggcCTTGTCCTTGGGAGAGAATCACGAGCGTAGCCCGCAGCGAATGTTCCACCCGGTGAAGCGCACTTTGGTGAGAAAAACTTGCCAGCAGTGACATCTGTAACAGCTGGCTGTAACATCTGTAACAGCTGGCTGTAACATCTGTAACAGCTGGCTGTAACAGCTGTACCAGCTGGCTGTAACAGCTGGCTGTAACAGCTGTAACAGCTGGCTGTAACATCTGTAACAGCTGGCTGTAACATCTGTAACAGCTGGCTGTAACAGCTGGCtgtaacatctgtaacagtTGGCTGTAACATCTGTAACAGCTGGCTGTAACAGCTGTACCAGCTGGCTGTAACATCTGTAACAGCTGGCTGTAACAGCTGGCTGTAACATCTGTAACAGCTGGCTGTAACAGCTGGCTGTAACATCTGTAACAGCTTTCTGTAACAGCTGGCTGTAACATCTGTAACAGCTTTCTGTAACAGCTGGCTGTAACATCTGTAACAGCTGGCTGTAACAGCTGGCTGTAACATCTGTAACATCTGGCTGTAACAGCTGTAACAGCTGGCTGTAACAGCTGGCTGTAACAGCTGTACCAGCTGGCTGTAACATCTGTAACAGCTTGCTGTAACAGCTGGCTGTAACATCTGTAACAGCTGGCTGTAACAGCTGGCTGTAACATCTGTAACAGCTGGCTGTAACAGCTGTAACAGCTGGCTGTAACATCTGGCTGTAACAGCTGGCTATAACATCTGTAACAGTTGGCTGTAACATCTGTAATAGCTGGCTGTAACAGTTGGCTGTAACATCTGTAACAGCTGGCTGTAACATCTGGATCTTGTTCCAGGACCTGATGGGTTGGACGAGGGAAAAGTCGGAAGTGGAAATTGTCGACTTTATTCTGAAGCTCAGAGAGAAACTAGTAAGAAACTTTAAACTTTACTGTGAATGTGTACTTATACtcatatttaatgtattttacttataaatatactatatatactcaTAAGACCATAATACTCCTCTGTGGCTAACAGGAAGTGTGTTCCTGGTTTTTCAGAATAAAGCTCGGcggcagcagctgcaggtgAAGGACGGCGTTCTGGAGAAACTGGAAACTTCCATCGCCGCCGCCGTGGGCTCGCTGCCCGCCGCGCTGCAGCCACTGGTCACCTGACTCCGCCCACTGGTCCACTGGCTCCGCCCACTGACCCCCTGACCCCGTCTACTGGTCACCTGACTCCGCCCACTGGTCCACTGGCTCTGCCCACTGACTCCGTCTACTGGTCACCTGACTCCGCCCACTGGTCCACTGGCTCCGCCCATGACCCCATCTACTGGTCACCTGACTCCGCCCACTGGTTCCGCCCACTGACCCCGTCTACTGGTCACCTGACTCCGCCCACTGGTCCACTGGCTCCGCCCACTGACCCCCTGACCCCGTCTACTGGTCACCTGACTCCGCCCACTGGTCATGTGACCTGGCTCCGCCCTGCCGCCGCTGGTCACCTGACTCCGCCCTTCAAGTCCAGGTTGATTTGAACAGaagttacttttgtttttggttattaaCGTTATTTGACTCTATATTTTACCTCTAAGTTATTTATATCAGAACTCAGTGAATGTaacaaattattataataaattaatttttgcctttttctctaaaactatttatttgaaACCTGAATTATGCTCACATATCACATtataattattacattttaattacatCAACAATTAACTTATTTCAGTCATTAAACATTTGCCAAACATCTGcgtctttatttctttattgatTTCACCAAAggaaaaaatagttttatttcaACTTCAAATGTACAAACTAGCTCTATAAAGAACTACGTTACCCAGAGTTCCCTGTGACTGTTGGTTACATAATATTTCCTCACAGTGACACTCAGTCATTAATGTTCATATTCACACAGAAAGCTTCATATACTGtcgaatgagaggggggaatgaggggggaaTGCCcaagagcagggggaatgagaggggggacgcagggggaatgagagggggggaatgcccgagagcagggggaatgagagggggggaatgcccaagagcagggggaatgagaggggggacgcagggggaatgagaggggggaatgcccgagagcagggggaatgagaggggggacgcagggggaatgagagggggggaatgcctgagagcagggggaatgagaggggggacgcagggggaatgagagggggggaatgcccgagagcagggggaatgagaggggggaatgcccgagagcaggggaatgagaggggaacagAAGAAACAGTGCATTCtgtctatataatatataatttcatattatttattaactattaattattattcatattattattatgattattattgtaGTGTAGCAGCAGGGCGGTCTACCGGGCTCCCGGCCACCAGGCGGCGCCCTGCAGCCGCAGCACGCGTTGCTTCTCCTGCGGGCTGAAGTGCAGGATGGCGAGGATGGCGGCGAGCGTCTGCTGGCGCCCGCCGGCGTCCGGCAGCGTGAGGAACGGAAGAACACGTTCTTCAGGTACTCCACGTTGGCGCCGGCGCGGCTGCGGTCCCGGAGCAGCGCGTCCAGCTGCCCCTGCAGCGCCGCCGCCTCCTCGCCGTGGCGCTCGGCGTCGGCCACCAGGCGCGCCTGCAGCCGGTGGACGTCCCCGTCCAGCGCGTGCTTCTGCCGCCGCAGCGCGCCCAGCTCCGCCTCCTTCCGCGCCAGCTGCTCGGCGTACAGCAGCAGCGTGGGCTCGCCGGGCGCCGCCCGCCGCAGCGCCGCCGCGATGATGTCACCATCGCCGTCCGGGCCGGCGAGGACTCGGCGGCCGGCGGCGCCGCGGCGTCGGTGCAGCGCGGCAAACGCCGCCGCACGGAGACGCTCCAGCTCTGGTCCTTCTCTGCAGCAGAGCCAGCGTCCTGGGACACAGGTCAGAGGAATATTCATAATgataatatcaataataaataatattaagaATAACAGGTTATACAGCAGATAAACAAGATTTCTAACAGGaatattattacataattatCAGAATAAATCATTATAAAACTGATTAATTATCAAAATGCTTCACAGCTCTAAATATATAGAGAGAATGTGTCTCTCTCAGCGTggacctgtctctctctctgcgtgtacctgtctctctctctgcgtgtacctgtctctcagcgtgtacctgtctctctctctgcgtgtacctgtctctctgcatgtacctgtctctctctctctgcgtgtacctgtctctctctgcgtgtacctgtctctctcagcgtgtacctgtctctctctcagcgtgtacctgtctctctctctgcgtggacctgtctctctctgcgtggacctgtctctctctctgcgtgtacctgtctctctctggtgtacctgtctctctctgcgtggacctgtctctctctctgcatgtaCCTGCTCTCtgcgtgtacctgtctctctctgcgtgtacctgactctctctctctgcgtgtacctgtctctctctctgcgtgtacctgtctctctttgcgtgtacctgtctctctctgcgtgtacctgtctctctctctgcgtgtacctgtctctctctgtctctctctctgcgtgtacctgtctctctctttgcgtggacctgtctctctctgcatgtACCTGTCCTCTCTGCGTggactgtctctctctctgcggtacctgtctctctctgcgtgtacctgtctctctgcgtgtacctgtctctctctctgcgtgtacctgtctctctctgcgtggacctgtctctctctctgcgtgtacctgtctctctctgcgtgtacctgtctctcagcgtgtacctgtctctctctgcgtgtacctgtctctctgcgtgtacctgtctctctctgcatgtacctgtctctctctgcgtgtacctgtctctctctgctgtacCTGTCTCTCagcgtgtacctgtctctctctgcgtgtacctgtctctctgcgtgtacctgtctctctctgcatgtacctgtctctctctgcatgtacctgtctctctctctgcgtgtacctgtctctctctctgcgtgtacctgtctctctctggtggacctgtctctctctctggtggacctgtctctctctgcgtgtacctgtctctcagcgtgtacctgtctctctgcgtgtacctgtctctctctcagcgtgtacctgtctctctctctgcgtgtacctgtctctctctctgcgtgtacctgtctctctctgtgtgtacctgtgtctctctctctgcgtgtacctgtctctctctgcgtgtacctgtctctctctctgcgtgtacctgtctctctctctgcgtgtacctgtctctcagcgtgtacctgtctctctctgcgtgTACTGTCTCTCAGCGTGTACCTGTGTCTCTCtgcgtgtacctgtctctctctctgcgtgtacctgtctctctctctgcgtgtacctgtctctctgcgtgtacctgtctctctctctacgtgtacctgtctctctctctgcgtgtacctgtctctctctcagcgtgtacctgtctctctcagcgtatacctgtctctctctctgcgtgtacctgtctctctctctgcgtgtacctgtgtctgtctgcgtgtacctgtctctctctctgcgtgtacctgtctctctctctgcgtgtacctgtctctctctgcgtgTACCTGCTCTCCTCAgctgtcctcctctctctgcgtggacctgtctctctctctgcgtgtacctgtctctctctgcgtgtacctgtctctctgcgtgtacctgtctctctctctgcgtgtacctgtctctctgcttGTGCAGCTCTGCCTCCAGCCTGAGCAGTGCGTCCCTGTGCGTTGCCTGCAGGCGGTCCAGGTCCTGCCTGTGGGCAAGCTGCAGGGCGGAGACGTGGTTTCGGTGCTGGTCCAGGTCTCGGCGGTGCAGGGTCTCGGCCTCGTCGCTATGGAGACGCAGGTGAATGTACTTCTCCTTCAGCTCGGCCAGCTGGTCCCGCGCCTCCTCCAGCTCCCGGGCCTGGCAGCCATCTTTGGCGTTCTTGTTCTTCAGAACCAGCTGCGCCCGCAGCTTGTAGCGCTCAAACTCGTCCcgcagctgctgcagctcctggcGGTAGACCGCCGCCGCGGAGGCCTCGTCTCCGCCCGGCAACGCCTCCACAGAGGGACACAACCACATCACTAcatcaacaaaatgaaaatcagaaaGCCCTCTGAACTGCACCTTCCTGGCCTTCCTGCCCCCTGAACTGCACCCTCCTGGCCTTCCAGCCCCCTGAGCTGCCCCTTCTGCCCCCTGACTGCACCTTCCTGGCCTTCCAGCCCCCTGAACTGCCCCTTCCTGGCCTCCTGCCCCCTGAACTACACCCTCCTGGCCTTCCACCCCCTGAACTGCCCCTTCTGCCCCCTGAACTGCACCTTCCTGGCCTTCCATCCCCTGAACTGCCCCTTCCTGGCCCTCCTGCCCCTGAAACTGCACCTTCCTGGCCCTCCAGCCCCTGAACGCACCTTCCTGGCCCTCCTGCCCCTGAACTGCACCTTCCTGGCCCTCCTGCCCCCTGATCTGCACCTTCCTGGCCCTCCTGCCCCCTGATCTGCACCTTCCTGGCTCTCTTGGCCTTCCTGCCCCCTGAACTGCCCCTTTCTTCCTGTATAAAACGCTCTGTGTCTGTTCTTTTTGTTGAAAACTcaaataaatcagattttttaaaaggaaaaaggcagaaaagctgATTGTCTCTCAGCTTTTTGAATGAATGTAAGAACCATACCTCAAGGTCCTGGACCTTCTGGATGTTCTGGATCTTCTTGATGTCCTGTCCCTTTTGGAGGTTCTGAACCTGCAGGTTCTGGATGTCCTGGACCTCGTCCTGGGTACTGTGCTCGGGGTCTACCTTCGCCGCCAGCTGCAGCATCTTCTTTACGTTCTCCAGCTTCTCCTTCAGGACACCAACGTCCAGCTGCGACTCGTCCACGCCAAGGTCAGAGGTCACGGCCTTGGCCAGCATCTTGTTCTCTAGGCCTAGGTCAGAGGTCATGGCCTTGGCCAGCATCTTGTTCTCGTGGTCCAGCTGCAGGACACGGTCTCGGAGTCTCTGGGCCGCCGTCTGCTCGCGGTGCCGCGCCCTCTCCGCGCCGCCCAGCAGCTCCGACAGCTCCGACACACGCTGCTCCAGACCCGCTGCACGCCGCTCAGCGCACTGAGCACGCTCAGTAGCACGCTGCTCCGCCTCGCTggcctgcagacagacaggcagacaggaagacaggcagtcagagagacagacaagaagacaggcaggcagtcaaagagacaaacaggcagacaggcaggtagtcagagagacagataggtagacagacagacacaggttTAGCCTGGTTCAGTTAGCCTGGTTCAGGTTATCCCAGGTCTAGTTTTAGCCTGGTTTAGGTTATCCCAGGTCTAGTTTTAGCCTGGTTTAGGTTATCCCAGGTCTAGTTTTAGCCTGGTTCAGGTTATCCCAGGTCCAAGTTTAGCCTGGTTCAGGTAGTCTGGCCTACCTTCTTGGTTTGGATGTCGCTCTGCGTCTGGAAGTTCTTCTTCAGGTGCGCCAGCTCTTGCTGCAGCTCGTCCAATCGGGGATCAGGTTTCTTGTGATGTCGCTCGGAGGCGAGCAGCTTCTCCTTCAGCTCGTCTCTCTCCTGACTCACCTGGCTTAGGTGAGCCTCAGACTCCGCCCCCCGCTCCACGGCCTGGAAGGGTGGGAATTACAAGTACATTATGTCAATTAGAAAAAGACGTTAAACGGTATCCTATCTGTGTGTTAGCGTTAGCGTCCTACCTGTGTGCTAACGTCCTACCTGTGTGTTAGCGGTTCTACCTGTGTGTTAGCGTCCTACCTGTGTGTTAGCGGTCCTACCTGTGTGTTAGCGTCCTACCTGTGTGTTAGCGGTCCTACCTGTGTGTTAGCGTCCTATCTGTGTGTTAGCGGTTCTACCTGTATGATAGCGGTCTACCTGTGTGTTAGCGGTCCTACCTGTGTGTTAGCGTCCTACTACCTGTGTGTTAGCGTTGTCTACCTGTGTGTTAGCGTCCTACTACCTGGTGTTTGCGGTCCTACCTGTGTTTAGCGTCCTATCTTGTGTTAGCGGTTCTACCTGTATGTTAGCGTCCTACCTGTATGCTAGCGGTCCTACCTGTGTGTTAGCGTCCTATCTGTGTGTTAGCGGTTCTACCTGTGTGTTAGCGTCCTACCTGTGTGTTAGCGGTCCTACCTGTGTGTTAGCGTCCTATCTGTGTGTTAGCGGTTCTACCTGTATGATAGCGGTCCTACCTGTATGCTAGCGGTCCTACCTGTGTGTTAGCGTCCTACCTGTGTGTTAGCGGTTCTACCTGTATGATAGCGGTCCTACCTGTATGCTAGCGGTCCTACCTGTGTGTTAGCGTCCTACCTGTGTGTTAGCGGTTCTACCT
The sequence above is a segment of the Etheostoma spectabile isolate EspeVRDwgs_2016 unplaced genomic scaffold, UIUC_Espe_1.0 scaffold00009311, whole genome shotgun sequence genome. Coding sequences within it:
- the gcc1 gene encoding LOW QUALITY PROTEIN: GRIP and coiled-coil domain-containing protein 1 (The sequence of the model RefSeq protein was modified relative to this genomic sequence to represent the inferred CDS: inserted 3 bases in 2 codons; added 393 bases not found in genome assembly) translates to MEKFGMSFGGGGRKELLDTIESQKKQLVQYQTRFKDVVQAYKSLLKEKEALEASLKVLSVSQELDQNQPGPDAPEPPEDGRSLHSEDSGDTAASGDTAASGDTAASGDTASETTRGSQSEDDPGEPAGKSATRRLDADAGGPESISVGAESQQQATSPPGPEPERRAAQLKHQLSTLTSAIATVTQEKSRMEASFQADKRQLKQEVEELHQRLAQRDADVGALQQQLAESRARVITQQHERAQETGDHATQLRELQRILQQERDLRQDAELRLQDANAALLANTQAVERGAESEAHLSQVSQERDELKEKLLASERHHKKPDPRLDELQQELAHLKKNFQTQSDIQTKKASEAEQRATERAQCAERRAAGLEQRVSELSELLGGAERARHREQTAAQRLRDRVLQLDHENKMLAKAMTSDLGLENKMLAKAVTSDLGVDESQLDVGVLKEKLENVKKMLQLAAKVDPEHSTQDEVQDIQNLQVQNLQKGQDIKKIQNIQKVQDLEALPGGDEASAAAVYRQELQQLRDEFERYKLRAQLVLKNKNAKDGCQARELEEARDQLAELKEKYIHLRLHSDEAETLHRRDLDQHRNHVSALQLAHRQDLDRLQATHRDALLRLEAELHKQRDRTLALLQRRXPELERLRAAAFAALHRRRGAAGRRVLAGPDGDGDIIAAALRRAAPGEPTLLLYAEQLARKEAELGALRRQKHALDGDVHRLQARLVADAERHGEEAAALQGQLDALLRDRSRAGANVEYLKNVFFXFLTLPDAGGRQQTLAAILAILHFSPQEKQRVLRLQGAAWWPGAR